The following coding sequences are from one Streptomyces dengpaensis window:
- a CDS encoding CehA/McbA family metallohydrolase — protein MCDDDHGNGMGRRALFVTGAAAALTLGSVTFAQGADDLHNTETRTVRGTLPLGSPDFVYLPVEVPSGVREIKVAYTYEKPPVPAGTTGNALDIGIFDERGTELGGRGFRGWSGGARTEFFIRADDATPGYLPGPVRPGTWHIALGPYTVAPQGLPYAITITLTYGEPADAAKATYPPTRAKGRGRDWYRGDCHLHSWYSDGRRTPAEIAALARAAGLDFINSSEHNTHSAHAHWAAEAGDDLLIMVGEEVTTRNGHVLALGTEPGTFIDWRYRARDNRFGRFARQIRRAGGLVVPAHPHATCIGCNWKFGFGEADAVEVWNGTYTPDDEVALADWDNMLVSSVRQGHDWIPAMGNSDAHRDPDPVGTPQTVVLADDLTREAIQEGIRAGRSYVAESKTVSLAFSATGSKGEHAGIGERLRVDRDTPVTVRLEATGVPRCTVRFVTDQGVLFTSAPLPVSGSGTVEWRTTASYASYVRAEVRHEVAVGPLPGALAAFTNPVFLGD, from the coding sequence ATGTGCGACGACGACCACGGAAACGGAATGGGAAGACGTGCCCTGTTCGTGACGGGAGCGGCTGCCGCGCTTACGTTGGGGAGCGTGACTTTCGCGCAAGGCGCCGACGACCTTCACAACACCGAGACCCGGACGGTGCGCGGCACTCTGCCGCTCGGTTCCCCGGACTTCGTGTACCTGCCCGTCGAAGTCCCGTCCGGCGTACGGGAGATCAAGGTCGCCTACACCTACGAGAAGCCGCCCGTCCCGGCCGGCACCACGGGCAACGCCCTCGACATCGGCATCTTCGACGAGCGCGGCACGGAACTGGGCGGCCGGGGTTTCCGCGGCTGGTCGGGCGGGGCGCGCACGGAGTTCTTCATCCGGGCGGACGACGCGACGCCCGGCTACCTCCCCGGCCCGGTCCGCCCGGGCACCTGGCACATCGCGCTCGGCCCGTACACGGTCGCGCCGCAGGGACTGCCGTACGCGATCACGATCACGCTCACGTACGGGGAGCCCGCCGACGCGGCGAAGGCGACGTACCCGCCCACGCGGGCGAAGGGCCGCGGCCGGGACTGGTACCGCGGCGACTGCCACCTGCACTCCTGGTACTCGGACGGCCGCCGCACCCCCGCGGAGATCGCGGCGCTGGCCCGGGCCGCGGGCCTGGACTTCATCAACTCCTCCGAGCACAACACGCACTCGGCGCACGCGCATTGGGCCGCGGAGGCCGGCGACGACCTGCTGATCATGGTGGGCGAGGAGGTGACGACGCGCAACGGCCATGTGCTGGCGCTCGGCACCGAGCCCGGAACGTTCATCGACTGGCGCTACCGCGCCCGCGACAACCGCTTCGGCCGGTTCGCGCGCCAGATCCGCCGCGCCGGGGGCCTGGTCGTCCCGGCTCACCCGCACGCCACCTGCATCGGCTGCAACTGGAAGTTCGGCTTCGGGGAGGCGGACGCCGTCGAGGTGTGGAACGGCACGTACACCCCCGACGACGAGGTCGCCCTCGCGGACTGGGACAACATGCTGGTCTCGTCCGTACGCCAGGGCCACGACTGGATCCCGGCGATGGGCAACAGCGACGCCCACCGCGACCCCGACCCGGTCGGCACCCCCCAGACGGTCGTCCTCGCCGACGACCTCACCCGCGAGGCCATCCAGGAGGGCATCCGCGCGGGGCGGTCGTACGTGGCCGAGTCGAAGACGGTGTCGCTCGCGTTCTCGGCGACGGGCTCGAAGGGGGAACACGCGGGGATCGGCGAACGCTTGCGCGTGGACCGCGACACCCCGGTGACGGTCCGCCTGGAGGCCACCGGCGTCCCGCGGTGCACGGTCCGCTTCGTCACCGACCAGGGCGTGCTGTTCACGAGCGCGCCGCTGCCGGTGTCCGGATCCGGGACGGTCGAGTGGAGGACGACGGCTTCGTACGCGTCGTATGTGCGGGCGGAAGTGCGGCATGAGGTGGCGGTGGGTCCGCTGCCGGGGGCGCTGGCGGCGTTCACGAATCCGGTCTTCTTGGGGGACTGA
- a CDS encoding aldehyde dehydrogenase family protein, producing MRDGQRLFIGGSWVVPDHGYYEVIDPATEGVVGLAPEASRDQVHAAAAAAREAFEAWSRTPAEERAAVLARAADVIQRHFVPYAELAQAESGATTATARGMQVGVGAARFRRYAKVEPAEWALPPQINEAGPFGKAAVMGALAVRQPVGVVTCVTSYNNPWANPVGKIAPALAMGNTVVVKPAPQDPLSVYRMAEALEAAGAPPGVVNVVSGSGAEAGEAAVDCADVDMVSFTGSTAVGQRIAEVCGRGMKRQLMELGGKGAAVVFDDADLESAVSGIGTTFSFYSGQICTAPTRVLVQRGVHDRLVGQLAEYAGHLKVGDPRERGTVVGPVISAAHRDRVESYVELGRKEGARVVVGGVRPALSSGFYVAPTLLADCAPDMRVVREEIFGPVVVVLPFDDEEEAITLANDSDYGLIDYVWSSDIARAFRVARRLRAGGVGINTVGRNMEAPFGGFKKSGVGRDVGSYALHAYSEVQAVVWPG from the coding sequence ATGAGGGACGGGCAGCGCTTGTTCATCGGCGGTTCGTGGGTGGTGCCCGACCACGGCTACTACGAGGTGATCGACCCGGCGACCGAGGGTGTCGTCGGTCTGGCTCCGGAGGCCTCGCGGGATCAGGTGCACGCGGCCGCCGCGGCGGCCCGCGAGGCCTTCGAGGCGTGGTCGCGCACTCCTGCCGAGGAGCGCGCGGCGGTACTGGCCCGCGCGGCGGACGTCATCCAGCGCCACTTCGTCCCGTACGCCGAACTCGCCCAGGCCGAGAGCGGCGCGACGACGGCGACAGCGCGCGGCATGCAGGTGGGGGTCGGGGCGGCCCGCTTCCGCCGGTACGCGAAGGTCGAGCCGGCGGAATGGGCGCTGCCACCGCAGATCAACGAGGCGGGCCCCTTCGGCAAGGCGGCCGTGATGGGCGCGCTGGCCGTACGCCAGCCGGTGGGCGTGGTCACCTGCGTCACCTCGTACAACAACCCCTGGGCGAACCCGGTCGGCAAGATCGCGCCCGCGCTGGCCATGGGCAACACGGTGGTGGTGAAACCGGCACCCCAGGATCCTCTGTCGGTGTACCGCATGGCGGAGGCCCTGGAGGCGGCGGGCGCTCCGCCGGGCGTGGTGAACGTGGTCAGCGGTTCCGGGGCGGAGGCCGGCGAGGCCGCGGTCGACTGCGCCGACGTCGACATGGTCAGCTTCACCGGCTCGACGGCGGTCGGACAGCGCATCGCCGAGGTGTGCGGGCGCGGCATGAAGCGGCAGTTGATGGAACTCGGCGGCAAGGGCGCGGCGGTCGTCTTCGACGACGCCGACCTGGAGTCGGCGGTGTCGGGGATCGGCACGACGTTCTCGTTCTACAGCGGGCAGATCTGTACGGCGCCGACGCGGGTGCTCGTGCAGCGGGGCGTGCACGACCGGCTCGTCGGGCAACTGGCCGAGTACGCCGGGCACTTGAAGGTGGGCGATCCGCGGGAGCGGGGGACGGTCGTCGGCCCGGTCATCTCGGCGGCCCATCGCGACCGGGTCGAGTCGTACGTCGAGCTGGGGCGGAAGGAAGGCGCGCGGGTGGTCGTGGGCGGCGTACGCCCCGCCCTCTCCAGCGGCTTCTACGTCGCCCCGACGCTTCTCGCGGACTGCGCCCCGGACATGCGGGTGGTCCGCGAGGAGATCTTCGGCCCGGTCGTCGTCGTCCTCCCCTTCGACGACGAGGAGGAGGCGATCACCCTCGCCAACGACTCCGACTACGGCCTCATCGACTACGTCTGGTCCAGCGACATCGCCCGCGCCTTCCGCGTAGCGCGCCGGCTCCGCGCAGGCGGCGTCGGCATCAACACCGTCGGCCGCAACATGGAGGCCCCGTTCGGCGGCTTCAAGAAGAGCGGGGTCGGCCGCGATGTGGGCTCGTACGCGCTGCATGCGTACAGCGAGGTACAGGCGGTGGTGTGGCCGGGGTGA
- a CDS encoding SDR family NAD(P)-dependent oxidoreductase has translation MGKLDGRVVLITGAARGQGEQEARLFAEEGAEVVVADVLDDQGETLAKEIGARYVHLDVGQEADWHTAVAVAKSAYGRIDGLVNNAGILRFNALLDTPLDEFMQVVQVNQVGCFLGIKCVAPEIAAAGGGTIVNTASYTAMTGMAAVGTYAATKHAILGLTRVAAMELARRRIRVNAMCPGAIDTAMSNPAQLDPGGNAEDMLKALDELYGKLVPLGRIGRPEEVARLALFLTGEDSSYITGQPFVIDGGWLAGVSVL, from the coding sequence ATGGGCAAGCTGGACGGACGCGTCGTCCTCATCACCGGTGCGGCGCGCGGGCAGGGTGAGCAGGAGGCGCGGCTCTTCGCCGAGGAGGGCGCCGAGGTCGTGGTGGCGGATGTGCTCGACGACCAGGGGGAGACCCTCGCCAAGGAGATCGGCGCGCGGTACGTCCATCTCGACGTCGGTCAGGAGGCCGACTGGCACACGGCGGTGGCGGTCGCGAAGAGCGCGTACGGCCGCATCGACGGGCTCGTCAACAACGCCGGCATTCTCCGCTTCAACGCCCTCCTCGACACGCCCCTCGACGAGTTCATGCAGGTCGTGCAGGTCAACCAGGTGGGCTGCTTCCTCGGGATCAAGTGCGTCGCACCGGAGATCGCCGCGGCCGGGGGCGGCACGATCGTCAACACCGCCTCGTACACCGCGATGACCGGCATGGCGGCGGTGGGCACCTACGCGGCGACCAAGCACGCGATCCTCGGGCTCACCCGGGTCGCCGCCATGGAGCTGGCCCGCCGGCGGATACGCGTCAACGCCATGTGCCCCGGCGCCATCGACACCGCGATGTCCAACCCGGCCCAGCTGGACCCCGGCGGGAACGCCGAGGACATGCTCAAGGCGCTCGACGAGCTGTACGGCAAGCTCGTGCCGCTCGGCCGGATCGGGCGCCCGGAAGAGGTGGCCCGCCTCGCCCTCTTCCTCACCGGCGAGGACTCCTCGTACATCACCGGGCAGCCGTTCGTGATCGACGGGGGCTGGCTGGCGGGGGTGAGCGTTCTCTGA
- a CDS encoding LLM class flavin-dependent oxidoreductase yields MEFGLFVQGYVGKRAETDPLAEHKALMEETEYVIQADKSGFKYAWASEHHFLEEYSHLSANDVFLGYLAHATDRIHLGSGIFNPLAQVNHPVKVAEKVAMLDHLTENRFEFGSGRGAGSHEILGFLPGITDMNYTKEIWEETIAEFPKMWLQEEYAGFQGKHWQLPPRKVLPKPYGTSHPAMWYAAGSPPSYAMAARKGLGVLGFSVQKVADMEWVLQQYKTAIVDAEPVGDFVNDNVMVTTTAICAPTHDEAIRIAVGGGLHYLPSLVFRYHDTFPRPEGFPVWPETLPEYNAEFVELLIEEELLICGDPDEVLTQCKRWEQAGADQLSFGLPVGVPKEETLQTIRLIGEHVLPKIDTDPVHRTTRFRQSA; encoded by the coding sequence TTGGAATTCGGGCTCTTTGTACAGGGATACGTGGGCAAGCGGGCCGAGACCGATCCGCTCGCGGAGCACAAGGCGCTGATGGAGGAGACCGAGTACGTCATCCAGGCGGACAAGTCCGGCTTCAAGTACGCCTGGGCCTCCGAGCATCACTTCCTGGAGGAGTACTCCCACCTGTCGGCGAACGACGTCTTCCTCGGCTATCTGGCGCACGCGACGGACCGCATCCACCTCGGCTCCGGGATCTTCAACCCGCTGGCCCAGGTCAACCACCCGGTGAAGGTCGCCGAGAAGGTCGCCATGCTCGACCATCTCACCGAGAACCGCTTCGAGTTCGGCAGCGGGCGCGGCGCCGGCAGCCACGAGATCCTCGGTTTCCTCCCCGGCATCACCGACATGAACTACACCAAGGAGATCTGGGAAGAGACCATCGCCGAGTTCCCGAAGATGTGGCTCCAGGAGGAGTACGCCGGGTTCCAGGGCAAGCACTGGCAGCTCCCGCCGCGCAAGGTGCTGCCGAAGCCGTACGGGACGTCGCACCCCGCCATGTGGTATGCCGCCGGGTCGCCGCCCTCGTACGCCATGGCCGCCCGCAAGGGACTCGGCGTGCTCGGCTTCAGCGTGCAGAAGGTCGCCGACATGGAGTGGGTGCTCCAGCAGTACAAGACCGCGATCGTCGACGCCGAGCCGGTCGGGGACTTCGTCAACGACAACGTGATGGTGACGACCACCGCCATCTGCGCCCCGACGCACGACGAGGCGATACGGATCGCGGTCGGCGGCGGGCTGCACTACCTGCCCTCCCTCGTCTTCCGCTATCACGACACCTTCCCGCGCCCCGAGGGCTTCCCCGTCTGGCCGGAGACGCTGCCCGAGTACAACGCCGAGTTCGTCGAACTCCTCATCGAGGAGGAGCTGTTGATCTGCGGCGACCCGGACGAGGTGCTGACCCAGTGCAAGCGCTGGGAGCAGGCCGGGGCCGACCAGCTGAGCTTCGGGCTGCCGGTCGGGGTGCCGAAGGAGGAGACCCTCCAGACGATCCGGCTGATCGGCGAGCACGTGCTTCCGAAGATCGACACGGATCCGGTGCATCGGACGACCCGGTTCCGGCAGTCCGCGTAG
- a CDS encoding bifunctional FO biosynthesis protein CofGH, which produces MTTSATSGTGPTENSLRRALKRARDGVALDVAEAAVLLQARGADLDDLAASAARVRDAGLEAAGRPGVITYSKSVFVPLTKLCRDKCHYCTFVTVPGKLRRAGHGMFMSPDEVLDIARRGAELGCKEALITLGDKPEDRWPEAREWLDAHGYDDTIAYVRAISIRILEETGLLPHLNPGVMSWTDFQRLKPVAPSMGMMLETTATRLWSEPGGPHYGSPDKEPAVRLRVLEDAGRSSVPFTSGILIGIGETYEERAESLFALRRVSRAYHGVQELIIQNFRAKPDTAMRGMPDAELDELVATVAVARHIMGPAACLQAPPNLVDSEYGRLIGAGIDDWGGVSPLTIDHVNPERPWPQIEELEAKSAAAGFALRERLCVYPEFVRRGEPWLDPRLLPHVRALADPETSLAREDAVVEGHPWQEPEEAFTSSGRTDLHHTIDTTGRTSDRRDDFDAVYGDWEALREAAAPGMAPSRIDTDVRAALATAADDPTRLTDDEALALLHADGPALDALCRIADDVRKSAVGDEVTYIVTRNINFTNVCYTGCRFCAFAQRRTDADAYTLSLEQVADRAQQAWDVGAVEVCMQGGIHPDLPGTAYFDIAKAVKERVPGMHVHAFSPMEVVNGATRTGLSVREWLTSAKEAGLDSIPGTAAEILDDEVRWVLTKGKLPTATWIEVVTTAHELGIRSSSTMMYGHVDQPRHWLGHFRTLARIQQQTGGFTEFVTLPFIHTNAPVYLAGIARPGPTTRDNRAVVAMARLLLHPHIPNIQTSWVKLGTEGAADMLRSGANDVGGTLMEETISRMAGSSYGSYKSVKDLIAVAEAAGRPARPRTTLYGEVPEERQRTAAASDGHLPELLPVLD; this is translated from the coding sequence ATGACGACTTCCGCGACCTCTGGAACCGGACCCACCGAGAACTCCCTGCGTCGCGCTCTCAAGCGCGCCCGCGACGGCGTCGCGCTCGACGTCGCCGAGGCGGCCGTGCTGCTGCAGGCCCGCGGCGCGGACCTCGACGACCTGGCCGCGTCCGCCGCGCGGGTGCGGGACGCGGGCCTGGAGGCGGCGGGCCGCCCCGGCGTCATCACGTACTCGAAGAGCGTGTTCGTCCCGCTGACCAAGCTGTGCCGGGACAAGTGCCACTACTGCACCTTCGTCACCGTCCCCGGCAAGCTGCGTCGCGCCGGGCACGGGATGTTCATGTCCCCGGACGAGGTCCTCGACATCGCCCGGCGCGGCGCCGAACTCGGCTGCAAGGAAGCCCTCATCACCCTCGGCGACAAGCCGGAGGACCGCTGGCCGGAGGCCCGGGAGTGGCTGGACGCGCACGGGTACGACGACACGATCGCGTACGTACGGGCCATTTCGATCCGCATCCTGGAGGAGACGGGCCTGCTCCCGCACCTCAACCCGGGAGTCATGTCCTGGACCGACTTCCAGCGGCTGAAGCCGGTGGCGCCGAGCATGGGCATGATGCTGGAGACGACGGCGACGCGCCTGTGGAGCGAGCCGGGCGGCCCGCACTACGGCTCCCCGGACAAGGAACCGGCCGTCCGCCTGCGCGTGTTGGAGGACGCGGGCCGCTCCTCCGTCCCCTTCACCAGCGGGATCCTCATCGGCATCGGGGAGACGTACGAGGAACGCGCCGAGTCTCTCTTCGCGCTGCGCCGCGTCTCCCGCGCGTACCACGGCGTCCAGGAGCTGATCATCCAGAACTTCCGCGCCAAGCCGGACACGGCGATGCGCGGGATGCCGGACGCGGAACTGGACGAACTGGTCGCCACGGTCGCGGTGGCGAGGCACATCATGGGCCCGGCGGCCTGCCTCCAGGCGCCGCCGAACCTGGTCGACAGCGAGTACGGGCGGCTCATCGGCGCGGGGATCGACGACTGGGGCGGGGTCTCGCCGCTCACCATCGACCACGTGAACCCGGAGCGTCCGTGGCCGCAGATCGAGGAGCTCGAGGCCAAGTCGGCCGCGGCCGGTTTCGCACTGCGGGAACGCCTCTGCGTCTACCCGGAGTTTGTGCGGCGCGGCGAGCCCTGGCTCGACCCGCGCCTGCTTCCGCACGTACGGGCGCTGGCGGACCCCGAGACGAGTCTTGCGCGCGAGGACGCGGTGGTCGAGGGTCACCCGTGGCAGGAGCCGGAGGAGGCCTTTACGTCCTCGGGCCGCACCGACCTGCACCACACGATCGACACCACGGGGCGTACGTCCGACCGCCGCGACGACTTCGACGCGGTGTACGGCGACTGGGAGGCGCTGCGCGAGGCGGCGGCGCCCGGCATGGCGCCGTCCCGCATCGACACGGACGTACGCGCGGCGCTCGCGACGGCCGCGGACGACCCGACCCGTCTGACGGACGACGAGGCACTGGCCCTGCTGCACGCGGACGGTCCGGCCCTGGACGCCCTGTGCCGGATCGCGGACGACGTCCGCAAGTCGGCGGTCGGCGACGAGGTGACGTACATCGTCACCCGGAACATCAACTTCACGAACGTCTGCTACACCGGCTGCCGCTTCTGCGCCTTCGCCCAGCGCCGCACGGACGCGGACGCGTACACGCTGTCGTTGGAGCAGGTCGCGGACCGGGCGCAGCAGGCGTGGGACGTCGGCGCGGTCGAGGTCTGCATGCAGGGCGGCATCCACCCGGACCTGCCGGGGACGGCGTACTTCGACATCGCGAAGGCGGTCAAGGAGCGGGTCCCGGGGATGCACGTCCACGCCTTCTCCCCGATGGAGGTGGTGAACGGCGCGACCCGCACCGGCCTGTCCGTCCGCGAGTGGCTGACGTCGGCGAAGGAGGCCGGTCTCGACTCCATCCCCGGCACCGCCGCCGAGATCCTCGACGACGAGGTCCGCTGGGTCCTGACGAAGGGCAAGCTGCCCACGGCGACCTGGATCGAGGTGGTCACGACGGCCCACGAACTGGGCATCCGCTCATCGTCCACGATGATGTACGGCCACGTGGACCAGCCCCGCCACTGGCTCGGCCACTTCCGCACCCTCGCGCGCATCCAGCAACAGACCGGCGGCTTCACGGAGTTCGTCACCCTCCCCTTCATCCACACCAACGCCCCGGTCTATCTCGCCGGCATCGCCCGCCCCGGCCCGACCACCCGCGACAACCGCGCCGTCGTCGCGATGGCCCGCCTCCTCCTCCACCCGCACATCCCCAACATCCAGACCAGCTGGGTCAAGCTGGGCACCGAGGGTGCGGCGGACATGCTCCGCTCCGGCGCCAACGACGTCGGCGGCACGCTGATGGAGGAGACCATCTCCCGCATGGCGGGCTCCTCCTACGGCTCGTACAAGTCGGTCAAGGACCTGATCGCGGTGGCGGAGGCGGCGGGACGTCCGGCGCGGCCGCGGACGACGCTGTACGGAGAGGTACCGGAGGAGCGGCAGCGCACGGCCGCGGCGTCCGACGGTCATCTGCCGGAGCTGCTGCCGGTGTTGGACTGA
- a CDS encoding N-acyl-D-amino-acid deacylase family protein has protein sequence MLDHLVKGATVVDGTGAPAYTADVGIRDGRIAAIGPHVTEEARSAENAHGLVLAPGFVDPHTHYDAQLFWDPYATPSLNHGVTTVAGGNCGFTLAPLNPARPEDADYTRRMMSKVEGMSLVALEEGAPWNWHTFGEYLDALEGRIAVNAGFMVGHCALRRYVMGAEAVGGQPTQEQLGEMLALFHEAMDAGAWGLSTTQSSTHSDGDGRPVASRHAKPSELLALARAVGEHEGTQIEAIVAGCLDQFSDAEIDLFVEMSAAAGRPLNWNVLTIDAAVPGRVPRQLEASERARKAGGRVVALTMPILTPMNMSLGTFCALNLIPGWGPILGLPVPERIARLRDPDVRAEMLRQAESKEAGVFRRLADFGRYVIGDTYSAANEGLTGRVVKDIAAERGQEPFACLVEICTHDNLRTVLWPMPTDNDPASWALRAETWQHQDVLLGGSDAGAHLDRMCGAPYTTRFIGDCLRGRKLVTLERAVQMLTDDPARLFGLRERGRIEEGWHADLVLFDPERIDAGKATLVHDLPGDSPRLDSKAVGITAVWVNGVEAIREDTVTGSVPGKVLRSGRDTRTVSTT, from the coding sequence ATGCTCGACCATCTGGTCAAGGGCGCGACCGTCGTGGACGGCACGGGCGCGCCCGCGTACACCGCGGATGTGGGGATACGGGACGGACGCATCGCGGCCATCGGTCCGCACGTCACGGAGGAGGCCCGGTCCGCCGAGAACGCGCACGGTCTCGTCCTCGCCCCCGGCTTCGTCGACCCGCATACCCACTACGACGCCCAGCTCTTCTGGGACCCGTACGCCACCCCGTCCCTGAACCACGGGGTCACGACGGTCGCGGGCGGCAACTGCGGGTTCACGCTCGCCCCCTTGAACCCGGCAAGGCCCGAAGACGCCGACTACACGCGCCGCATGATGTCCAAGGTCGAGGGCATGTCCCTGGTCGCCCTGGAGGAGGGCGCGCCCTGGAACTGGCACACCTTCGGCGAGTACCTGGACGCCCTGGAGGGGCGGATCGCCGTCAACGCGGGCTTCATGGTGGGGCATTGCGCGCTGCGGCGGTATGTGATGGGCGCGGAGGCGGTGGGCGGGCAGCCGACCCAGGAGCAGCTGGGCGAGATGCTCGCGCTCTTCCACGAGGCGATGGACGCCGGTGCCTGGGGGCTGTCCACCACCCAGTCCTCCACGCACTCCGACGGCGACGGGAGGCCGGTCGCCTCCCGGCACGCGAAGCCCTCCGAACTGCTCGCCCTGGCGAGGGCCGTGGGGGAGCACGAGGGCACCCAGATCGAGGCGATCGTGGCCGGGTGTCTCGACCAGTTCAGCGACGCCGAGATCGACCTGTTCGTGGAGATGAGCGCGGCGGCGGGCCGCCCGCTCAACTGGAACGTCCTGACGATCGACGCCGCCGTCCCCGGACGCGTCCCGCGCCAGCTGGAGGCGAGCGAGCGCGCCCGCAAGGCGGGCGGCCGCGTCGTCGCGCTCACCATGCCGATCCTCACGCCGATGAACATGTCGCTCGGCACCTTCTGCGCGCTGAACCTGATCCCCGGGTGGGGGCCGATCCTGGGGCTGCCCGTCCCTGAGCGGATCGCCCGGCTGCGTGACCCGGACGTACGGGCCGAGATGCTGCGGCAGGCCGAGAGTAAGGAGGCGGGCGTCTTCCGGCGGCTCGCCGACTTCGGGCGGTACGTCATCGGGGACACGTACAGCGCGGCGAACGAGGGCCTGACCGGGCGGGTCGTCAAGGACATCGCGGCCGAGCGCGGCCAGGAGCCGTTCGCGTGCCTCGTCGAGATCTGCACCCACGACAACCTGCGTACGGTGCTGTGGCCGATGCCCACCGACAACGACCCCGCGTCGTGGGCGCTGCGTGCCGAGACCTGGCAGCACCAGGACGTCCTGCTCGGCGGCTCCGACGCGGGCGCCCATCTGGACCGCATGTGCGGAGCCCCGTACACCACCCGGTTCATCGGCGACTGTCTGCGCGGCCGGAAGCTGGTGACGCTGGAGCGGGCCGTGCAGATGCTGACGGACGACCCGGCGCGGCTGTTCGGGCTGCGGGAGCGCGGGCGTATCGAGGAGGGGTGGCATGCCGACCTGGTGCTCTTCGACCCGGAACGGATCGACGCCGGCAAGGCCACCCTGGTGCACGACCTGCCGGGCGACAGCCCGCGGCTCGACTCCAAGGCCGTCGGCATAACGGCGGTGTGGGTCAACGGAGTTGAGGCCATCCGGGAGGACACGGTGACGGGTTCCGTGCCCGGGAAGGTGCTCCGCTCCGGGCGGGACACGCGGACGGTGAGCACCACATGA